A genome region from Methanococcoides burtonii DSM 6242 includes the following:
- a CDS encoding segregation and condensation protein A: MNDIPEVPEGIDASVDKAGAGIEEIVKISSSSIDPEFLETLRSLGVDESQIEISDDVLCEPVEIFVTLAKNGDINPWDIDIVEVTDKFLAYIEDLKIMDLRISGRTLLYASILLRMKSTGLAQEEVELDDDLLDDEMDFYDIEEYPVPKLPIRRTATRPVTLQELITELKKAEKVETRRKDRRIRRRLEVFDRVTTDDVLGIAHEEDIRGRVDTLYTSLEELFRTRDEVMFSDLVDWSGSRSERLMTYISLLFLASEKKVLLAQEELFGELFVHPPSVIELFEEE, encoded by the coding sequence TTGAACGATATTCCAGAGGTGCCTGAAGGGATCGATGCAAGTGTGGATAAAGCAGGCGCTGGCATCGAGGAGATCGTCAAAATATCCAGTAGTTCCATTGATCCCGAGTTTCTTGAGACCCTTCGCTCCCTCGGTGTCGATGAATCGCAGATCGAGATCTCCGATGATGTTCTCTGTGAGCCTGTGGAGATATTCGTCACCCTTGCGAAGAACGGGGATATTAATCCCTGGGATATTGATATTGTCGAAGTTACGGATAAGTTTCTCGCATATATAGAAGATCTTAAGATAATGGACCTGAGGATATCGGGAAGGACCCTTCTATATGCATCTATTCTTCTCAGGATGAAATCAACAGGTCTTGCTCAGGAAGAGGTGGAATTGGATGATGATCTTCTGGATGATGAAATGGATTTTTATGACATCGAAGAATATCCAGTGCCAAAGCTTCCTATACGCCGTACTGCGACTCGGCCGGTCACTCTTCAAGAGCTTATAACTGAGCTTAAGAAGGCAGAAAAGGTCGAGACCAGAAGGAAAGACCGCAGAATACGCCGCCGTCTTGAAGTATTTGACAGGGTCACTACAGATGATGTGCTCGGGATAGCGCATGAGGAGGATATACGCGGCAGGGTGGACACCCTTTATACTTCTCTGGAAGAGTTGTTTAGAACCAGGGATGAAGTTATGTTCTCGGACCTTGTAGACTGGTCCGGAAGCCGTTCGGAAAGATTGATGACGTATATCTCACTGCTGTTCCTTGCTTCTGAGAAAAAGGTATTGTTGGCACAGGAAGAACT